The Metabacillus sediminilitoris genome window below encodes:
- a CDS encoding ABC transporter substrate-binding protein produces MKKWFKSIVVVTLLSGSLLTGCNPVESSETADGKTEIVLSGWGGNPTEAKLLQQTIRDFEKKHPDIKVKHDVIADQYMDVLKTRLIGGTGPDVFYLDAFEAPGLIESGVLEPLDKYVTKDFDVNDFEKPMLQAFQHNGKTYGFPKDYSTLALFYNKKMLEKAGVEVPKTWDELQEAAKKLTKDSVYGLGITPELARLYFLSESKGGQVMTDNKASFASKEVEEGLQSIIDMRLKDKSAAQPNEAGADSGIEMFGQGKAALVLEGNWTIPYLSDTFPNVSYGTAEVPAIEGKNNTMAFTVAYVMNKESKHKEAAWKLIKYLTGKEGMKTWTSKGYALPTRKSVAEELGFADDSLRGPLVSGASYATVWQDGPYLPIAFTNFNNQFLSAFLGDQPLREALEKAQKQANKEIRINE; encoded by the coding sequence ATGAAAAAGTGGTTTAAATCGATTGTAGTTGTCACTTTGCTTTCCGGGTCCCTCCTTACAGGATGCAACCCAGTGGAGAGCTCTGAAACAGCAGATGGAAAAACAGAAATTGTGTTAAGCGGCTGGGGTGGAAATCCTACTGAAGCAAAATTACTTCAACAGACTATTCGTGATTTTGAAAAGAAACATCCAGATATAAAAGTAAAGCACGACGTAATTGCCGATCAATATATGGACGTTTTGAAAACACGTTTAATCGGTGGGACGGGACCCGATGTTTTTTATCTGGATGCATTTGAAGCTCCGGGTTTAATTGAATCGGGAGTGCTGGAACCACTGGACAAATACGTGACAAAGGATTTTGACGTGAACGATTTTGAAAAACCGATGCTGCAAGCTTTTCAACACAACGGAAAAACATATGGGTTTCCAAAAGACTATTCGACACTTGCTCTTTTCTATAACAAAAAAATGCTAGAGAAAGCTGGAGTAGAAGTACCGAAAACGTGGGATGAGCTGCAAGAAGCAGCGAAAAAGCTGACGAAAGACAGCGTGTATGGTTTGGGAATCACACCTGAATTGGCGAGGCTATACTTCTTGTCAGAGTCAAAAGGCGGACAAGTCATGACTGACAATAAAGCAAGCTTTGCCAGCAAAGAAGTAGAAGAAGGTCTGCAATCCATCATTGATATGCGGTTGAAAGATAAATCTGCCGCACAGCCAAATGAAGCTGGGGCAGACTCGGGAATCGAAATGTTCGGACAGGGAAAGGCAGCCCTGGTTTTAGAAGGAAACTGGACCATTCCATATTTAAGTGATACATTCCCAAACGTTTCCTATGGGACGGCAGAAGTGCCAGCAATTGAAGGAAAGAACAATACAATGGCTTTTACGGTTGCATATGTGATGAATAAAGAATCGAAGCATAAAGAGGCGGCATGGAAGTTGATTAAGTATTTAACGGGAAAAGAAGGCATGAAAACATGGACGAGCAAAGGGTATGCTTTACCGACCCGAAAATCAGTGGCCGAGGAACTGGGATTTGCAGACGATTCACTACGCGGACCGTTAGTATCGGGAGCTTCCTATGCAACCGTATGGCAGGATGGCCCTTACTTGCCTATCGCTTTTACAAACTTTAACAATCAATTTTTAAGCGCTTTTTTAGGAGATCAACCATTAAGAGAGGCACTGGAAAAAGCTCAAAAACAAGCAAATAAGGAAATTCGAATTAATGAATGA
- a CDS encoding LacI family DNA-binding transcriptional regulator, with protein MTTIKDIAKAAGVSVTTVSRALNGYSDVNEKTREKIIAVSKQLNYSPNTLARSLVMKKSKTIGLLVSGMTKQSGKDNLLFEVLRGLNQFSAETGYDLVLFSTNSTKQREKTYSQLCRERRVDGAIIQGIKTDDPYLQEVVDSDIPCVLVDIPIESETVGYVTTDNVLGAKKAVNHLLELGHRNIAMVNGHEFAFVSQKRLEGYEQALQEANIPSRTEWVINGAFEEEQAEHQVYQLLKTHPDITAIYCASDLMAIGAMKAVKRLGLCIPNQISIIGYDDILLSSYMTPSLTTIAQNFYEMGFEAGKMLIEILEDKAKSHRKLLETRLIVRESTIKNHT; from the coding sequence GTGACAACAATAAAGGATATTGCCAAAGCTGCTGGTGTTTCAGTAACAACCGTTTCAAGAGCCCTAAACGGTTACTCGGATGTTAATGAAAAGACGAGAGAAAAGATTATTGCGGTTTCTAAACAACTAAATTATAGTCCTAATACATTGGCAAGAAGTCTAGTAATGAAAAAATCTAAAACAATTGGATTACTCGTTTCAGGGATGACAAAGCAGAGTGGAAAAGACAATCTTTTATTTGAGGTGTTACGCGGACTTAATCAATTTTCTGCGGAAACAGGCTATGACTTAGTGTTATTTAGTACGAATTCGACAAAGCAGCGTGAAAAAACATATTCTCAGTTATGTCGAGAAAGACGGGTAGATGGTGCGATTATCCAAGGGATTAAAACGGATGATCCATATTTACAAGAGGTTGTCGATAGTGATATTCCTTGTGTATTGGTTGATATTCCGATTGAAAGTGAAACAGTCGGGTATGTAACGACAGACAATGTGCTAGGAGCTAAAAAAGCCGTCAATCACTTATTGGAACTCGGTCACCGCAATATCGCGATGGTCAATGGACATGAATTCGCATTTGTGAGTCAAAAGAGGTTAGAAGGATATGAACAAGCGCTTCAAGAGGCGAATATTCCTTCCCGAACTGAGTGGGTGATAAATGGTGCTTTTGAAGAGGAACAAGCTGAACACCAAGTGTATCAGTTGTTGAAAACGCATCCAGATATTACGGCGATTTATTGTGCGAGTGATTTAATGGCCATTGGTGCAATGAAAGCTGTAAAAAGGCTTGGGTTATGTATACCAAATCAAATTTCTATTATTGGGTATGATGATATTTTGCTATCGTCCTATATGACACCTTCGTTAACCACTATTGCACAGAATTTTTACGAAATGGGATTTGAGGCAGGCAAAATGCTTATCGAGATATTAGAAGACAAGGCAAAGTCTCACAGAAAATTATTAGAAACGAGACTCATTGTTCGTGAATCAACGATCAAAAACCACACTTAA
- a CDS encoding amylo-alpha-1,6-glucosidase — MDYRVIKENDLFLLTDTKGNIPENHPYGLGLYTKDTRFLSKLDLRINGEEPILLSSDATENYMAKILLTNPHMEKDGELILWRESVEIERLRFICDDILYETIKVKNYYPKSISFNVSVHMDVDFADMFIVRGFQTGKVGQRQGQTAEDNTLTYHYAGADDIYRATKVQWDRPAEKVNEEGSIQFNFTLGHGEEDTVTLMIQPLIGEKQEKTLRSVQEAMEQLKHSYEQWEEKIVKVTTDYQPLQRLIDRGIADLKVLLTDLGYGQFPVAGLPWFGVPFGRDSLIAALQMLAFNPEIAKGTLLTMANTQGQSVDPWRDEQPGKIMHEIRFGELANTNQIPFTPYYGTIDATPLFLILLTEYVKWTGDFELVKKLEGNIEAALTWIDQYGDRDGDLFVEYHQESSKGIANQGWKDSGDSIVHRNGYYAQTPIALSEVQGYVYQAKTGLADIYEAIGRTEEAETLRSEANALQVKFDEAFWMDDVSFYAIALDGNKQQVGTITSNPGHLLMSGMLSSERVEAVSKILLSSKMFSGYGIRTMGEEEAGYNPMSYHDGSIWPHDNSLIILGLSKIGKQEEANNVIQGLIDTSSHFEYDRLPELFCGYSKERGKPVLYPVACSPQAWAAGTPLLFIQSILGMFPDSTKKQIHLSPQLLPSMNELSLEGIVVGNGQLSLTVRRENDEVAMDIMENTTGYEIVMR; from the coding sequence ATGGATTATCGAGTAATTAAAGAAAATGATTTATTTTTACTAACTGACACGAAAGGAAATATACCAGAAAACCACCCCTACGGTTTAGGACTTTATACGAAAGATACAAGATTCCTAAGTAAATTAGATTTACGAATTAATGGGGAAGAACCAATCCTGCTTTCTTCAGATGCAACAGAAAACTACATGGCTAAAATTTTACTAACAAATCCGCATATGGAAAAAGACGGAGAGTTAATTTTATGGAGAGAATCAGTAGAGATTGAGCGTCTTCGCTTTATTTGCGATGATATTCTTTATGAAACAATCAAGGTGAAAAACTACTATCCAAAATCCATTTCTTTTAATGTTAGCGTACATATGGACGTTGATTTTGCGGATATGTTCATTGTTCGAGGATTCCAAACGGGAAAAGTTGGCCAGCGTCAAGGTCAAACAGCTGAAGATAATACGCTCACTTACCATTACGCAGGAGCAGACGATATTTACCGCGCTACAAAAGTACAATGGGATAGACCAGCAGAAAAGGTAAATGAAGAAGGAAGCATTCAATTTAATTTTACGCTGGGTCACGGTGAGGAAGATACAGTCACGCTCATGATTCAACCTCTAATTGGTGAAAAACAAGAAAAAACATTACGAAGCGTTCAAGAAGCAATGGAGCAATTAAAGCACTCATATGAGCAATGGGAAGAAAAAATAGTAAAAGTGACAACGGATTATCAACCATTACAACGCCTCATAGACCGTGGTATTGCGGATTTAAAAGTATTGTTAACAGACTTAGGATACGGTCAATTCCCTGTTGCCGGCCTGCCTTGGTTTGGTGTACCGTTTGGCCGCGATAGTTTAATTGCTGCCCTTCAAATGTTAGCGTTTAACCCGGAGATTGCAAAGGGAACGCTCTTAACAATGGCAAACACCCAGGGACAAAGTGTTGATCCATGGAGAGATGAACAGCCAGGTAAAATTATGCATGAAATTCGTTTTGGGGAGTTAGCGAATACGAATCAAATTCCATTTACACCTTATTATGGAACCATTGATGCAACCCCGTTATTCTTAATTTTATTAACTGAATATGTAAAATGGACAGGGGATTTTGAGCTTGTAAAAAAACTTGAAGGAAATATAGAAGCAGCTCTAACTTGGATTGACCAATATGGTGACCGTGATGGTGATCTATTTGTTGAATATCACCAAGAGTCAAGTAAAGGTATTGCAAACCAGGGATGGAAAGATTCTGGTGATTCTATTGTCCACCGCAACGGTTACTATGCCCAAACACCGATTGCACTCTCAGAAGTGCAAGGATACGTGTATCAAGCAAAGACTGGTTTGGCAGATATTTACGAAGCAATTGGCCGTACCGAGGAGGCAGAAACTCTCCGCAGTGAAGCAAATGCGTTGCAAGTTAAGTTCGATGAAGCATTTTGGATGGACGATGTGTCTTTCTATGCGATTGCCCTGGATGGAAACAAGCAGCAAGTGGGAACAATCACATCCAATCCAGGCCATCTCTTGATGTCAGGTATGCTGTCTTCTGAGCGAGTGGAGGCAGTTTCTAAGATACTTCTTTCTTCTAAGATGTTTTCCGGATACGGGATTCGCACGATGGGAGAGGAGGAAGCAGGATACAATCCAATGAGCTATCATGATGGAAGCATTTGGCCTCATGATAACAGCTTAATTATACTTGGATTAAGCAAAATAGGAAAACAAGAAGAGGCAAATAATGTAATTCAAGGCTTGATCGATACTTCTTCACATTTTGAATATGATCGTCTCCCGGAGCTGTTTTGCGGGTATTCCAAAGAACGTGGAAAGCCGGTTTTATATCCGGTAGCGTGCTCACCTCAAGCCTGGGCAGCGGGAACGCCATTATTATTTATTCAATCGATCCTAGGAATGTTCCCGGACAGTACGAAAAAGCAAATTCACCTTAGTCCGCAGCTACTGCCATCCATGAATGAGCTATCTTTAGAAGGGATCGTAGTTGGAAACGGTCAGCTATCCCTAACTGTCAGGAGAGAAAACGACGAAGTTGCAATGGACATTATGGAGAATACAACTGGCTATGAGATTGTTATGCGATAA
- the xerA gene encoding site-specific tyrosine recombinase/integron integrase — MLLSEAWEKYQLDKKIEGYSSLTLKTYCFQYNLLLRFFGDIDMDELTTEKLKEYLIQAGEHLKPSSLGHRVRCIKSLFKWTHDEGFIPKNPAAKLKEPKLGKRIPKFLSELEIEHLREACHTSMENALFEFMYSTGCRIGEVVKLNRDDINFSTNSVIVHGKGDKEREVYFNTRCSIWLKRYLDERDDKDSCLFITDRRPNRRMSIDNLRYIIKRISNRAGIKKSIHPHQLRHSYATHMINNGAPLEVIQSLLGHEKSETTKIYAQLSGKLRHDFYSKYF, encoded by the coding sequence ATGTTATTATCAGAAGCCTGGGAAAAGTATCAACTAGATAAAAAAATAGAGGGGTATTCGTCTCTTACATTAAAAACATATTGTTTTCAATATAATCTCTTATTACGATTTTTCGGTGATATTGATATGGATGAACTTACTACAGAAAAATTAAAAGAGTACCTAATACAGGCGGGCGAACACTTAAAGCCGTCTAGTTTGGGACACAGGGTTCGTTGCATTAAATCACTCTTCAAATGGACGCATGATGAAGGCTTTATTCCTAAAAATCCTGCTGCTAAATTAAAAGAGCCAAAATTAGGCAAAAGAATTCCAAAATTCCTTTCAGAACTAGAGATTGAACATCTTAGGGAAGCTTGTCATACTTCGATGGAGAATGCGTTATTTGAATTTATGTATTCTACTGGTTGCCGTATTGGGGAAGTTGTAAAATTAAATCGTGATGATATTAATTTCTCAACGAATTCAGTCATTGTACATGGGAAAGGTGATAAAGAAAGGGAAGTGTACTTTAATACCCGTTGCTCCATCTGGTTAAAAAGGTATCTAGATGAGCGAGATGATAAGGATTCCTGTTTGTTTATTACGGATAGAAGGCCAAACAGGCGTATGAGTATTGATAATCTGAGATATATTATCAAACGCATATCAAATCGCGCGGGGATAAAAAAGAGTATACATCCTCATCAATTACGACACAGCTATGCTACACATATGATTAATAACGGTGCGCCACTTGAAGTGATCCAGAGCTTACTGGGACATGAGAAGAGTGAGACCACTAAAATATATGCTCAGCTAAGTGGAAAGTTGAGACACGATTTTTATAGTAAATATTTTTGA
- a CDS encoding GntR family transcriptional regulator has product MKKIETGMALRDIAFEAIKKSILNYELLPGQTIYERDLSEKLGISRTPVRESLALLEREKWIISKPRVGTFINEITEEHVIEVMEIRMMFDRFSLEKICGNITLEQIKVLEGYIEEQEKNKTDHQRFIELDKEFHSKIVFLTKNERLEKWFEEIGDQIRWFGLKAITEKSRIEETISEHKEIVQGLKSQDINQLLIASNNHVENTKNEIINQLRRNSNEESN; this is encoded by the coding sequence ATGAAAAAAATAGAAACAGGTATGGCGTTAAGAGATATAGCTTTTGAGGCAATTAAGAAATCAATTTTGAATTATGAACTATTACCGGGTCAAACAATATATGAAAGAGACCTAAGTGAAAAGTTAGGGATAAGTAGAACTCCTGTAAGAGAATCTCTGGCGTTGTTAGAAAGGGAAAAATGGATAATTTCAAAGCCACGGGTTGGTACGTTTATTAATGAAATTACAGAAGAACATGTAATTGAAGTAATGGAAATACGAATGATGTTTGACCGTTTCTCACTAGAAAAAATTTGTGGCAATATTACGTTAGAACAAATAAAAGTATTAGAAGGTTACATTGAGGAACAAGAAAAAAATAAAACAGATCATCAAAGATTTATTGAATTAGATAAGGAGTTCCATTCCAAAATTGTATTTTTAACTAAAAATGAGCGATTAGAAAAATGGTTTGAGGAAATCGGTGATCAGATAAGATGGTTTGGGTTAAAAGCAATAACTGAGAAGTCGCGTATTGAGGAAACAATTTCTGAACATAAAGAAATTGTACAAGGTTTAAAATCACAAGATATAAATCAACTTTTGATAGCATCGAATAACCATGTGGAAAATACCAAAAATGAAATTATTAATCAATTGAGGAGGAATTCAAATGAGGAAAGTAATTAA
- a CDS encoding MFS transporter yields the protein MAQRNLYTSDTSSAPKKKPTKVRWGLAFFFFIIGVIAYMDRSNISIIAKPMMDDLGLDKVQFGMLASLFSLGYALMQIPAGLLAEKFGPRKMITFALVWWSVFTGLTGLVKSHGLLYAVRFLFGIGEGPMFPANAVFNTNWFRRDEKARASSALLAGSYFGPVIAPIVTVYIYQYFGWQAVFYIFGLIGIIIAGVWWVIARDYPEIHKLVNEQEKEYILEGREIVNTAKARAPWNTFLKSYRFWALGLQYFVVLYIITFFLVWLPTYLLEDRGFSLSKMGFAASLPWLAILITVMTGGMLSDRLVRKGFSKQISRSSLAISGLIIFIISMYLAVMTVSPYMNVLWLSICLGSLGFTVVCSWASATDLGRNFSGSVSGWMNLWGNLGAFVSPLLCGWLAENFGWNITLGVTIIPVFIAAILWLFVKPDTSLLNTIEE from the coding sequence ATGGCCCAACGTAATTTGTACACTTCAGATACTTCTTCAGCGCCCAAAAAGAAACCGACAAAAGTTAGATGGGGACTAGCTTTCTTTTTCTTCATCATTGGTGTAATCGCTTACATGGATAGATCGAATATTTCAATAATAGCAAAACCAATGATGGATGATTTAGGCTTAGATAAAGTTCAGTTTGGGATGCTTGCATCATTATTCTCATTAGGTTACGCGTTAATGCAAATTCCAGCAGGACTTTTGGCAGAAAAGTTTGGTCCAAGAAAAATGATCACTTTTGCTCTAGTATGGTGGTCAGTATTTACGGGTTTGACTGGTTTAGTTAAATCTCACGGTCTGTTGTATGCGGTGAGATTCTTATTTGGAATAGGTGAAGGACCGATGTTTCCAGCTAACGCCGTATTTAATACAAATTGGTTTAGAAGAGATGAAAAGGCTAGAGCGTCTAGTGCTTTATTGGCAGGTTCCTATTTTGGACCAGTTATAGCCCCTATCGTTACGGTTTATATCTATCAATATTTTGGCTGGCAAGCTGTATTTTATATTTTTGGATTGATAGGAATAATCATTGCGGGTGTATGGTGGGTTATCGCTAGAGACTATCCTGAAATTCACAAATTAGTGAATGAACAAGAAAAAGAATATATACTAGAAGGCAGAGAAATTGTTAATACCGCTAAAGCTAGAGCACCATGGAATACATTTTTGAAAAGCTATAGATTTTGGGCGTTAGGCTTGCAATATTTTGTTGTTTTATATATCATTACGTTCTTTTTAGTTTGGTTACCCACATACCTACTGGAAGATAGAGGATTTTCATTAAGTAAAATGGGATTTGCTGCAAGCCTTCCATGGTTAGCAATATTAATAACCGTAATGACAGGTGGTATGCTTTCTGACCGTTTAGTACGTAAAGGTTTTTCAAAACAAATTTCTAGATCCTCTTTAGCTATCTCAGGTTTAATTATATTTATTATTTCAATGTACCTGGCTGTTATGACAGTATCTCCATATATGAATGTTTTATGGTTATCAATATGCTTGGGTTCACTTGGATTCACAGTAGTGTGTTCTTGGGCTTCTGCTACAGACTTAGGCAGAAATTTTTCTGGATCCGTTTCGGGTTGGATGAACTTGTGGGGAAATCTAGGAGCATTTGTATCACCGTTGTTATGTGGTTGGTTAGCAGAAAACTTTGGATGGAATATCACATTAGGAGTGACTATAATCCCTGTATTCATTGCAGCTATTTTATGGTTGTTTGTGAAACCAGATACTTCATTACTAAATACAATTGAGGAGTGA
- a CDS encoding carbon-nitrogen family hydrolase, with the protein MNYLVFQMDLEVGNPEENRKIIERWLEANYNDDLDVVVLPEMWSTGYALEELKEICKVDGNQSTEFLQSLAKKFNVNLVGGSIVVLEDKDIFNRAVIVNRMGEIVHTYDKMHLVPMLDEPKFLTGGLNQVEVFELEGVKMGVIICYDLRFPEIIRDLALQGIQVLHIVAEWPLARETHWNTLLRARAIENQMYVVASNVTGTKLGVKFAGCSQIIDPWGDIVQKLDQEVGELRATLDLEKVPQIRKEVPIFDSRVPEKYRKL; encoded by the coding sequence GTGAATTATTTAGTATTTCAAATGGATTTGGAAGTTGGAAATCCAGAAGAGAATAGGAAAATCATTGAACGCTGGTTAGAAGCTAACTACAATGACGACTTGGATGTTGTAGTTCTTCCTGAAATGTGGTCTACGGGCTATGCACTGGAAGAATTGAAAGAAATATGCAAAGTGGATGGTAATCAATCAACTGAATTTTTACAATCACTGGCTAAGAAGTTTAATGTAAATTTGGTGGGTGGCTCGATTGTCGTATTAGAAGATAAAGATATCTTTAATCGAGCGGTTATTGTAAATCGAATGGGTGAGATTGTTCACACATATGACAAGATGCACCTTGTTCCGATGTTAGATGAGCCAAAGTTTTTAACGGGTGGTCTTAATCAAGTTGAAGTATTTGAACTTGAAGGTGTGAAGATGGGGGTTATTATTTGTTACGATCTACGATTTCCTGAAATTATTCGTGACTTAGCATTACAAGGTATTCAAGTACTGCACATCGTAGCAGAATGGCCACTCGCAAGGGAAACACATTGGAATACGTTACTTCGTGCACGTGCAATTGAGAACCAAATGTATGTTGTTGCATCAAATGTAACTGGGACAAAGTTAGGAGTAAAATTCGCAGGTTGCTCACAAATTATAGATCCTTGGGGAGACATCGTTCAGAAATTAGATCAAGAGGTTGGTGAATTAAGGGCAACTTTAGATTTAGAGAAAGTACCGCAAATAAGAAAAGAAGTTCCCATATTCGATTCCAGAGTACCGGAGAAATATAGAAAGTTATAA
- a CDS encoding carbohydrate ABC transporter permease produces the protein MKKTRKKYTLYEIGQGYTFMLPAIFVLAVFIIAPILYAIFLSFHKVELLGGSSYDFRGIDNFVKLMEDERAKIALWNTIKYVVIVVPAQTLLALVLAATLNAGLKGEKFFRIVYFLPTLTSSAVLTLIFMWMYNQNGLINKLLGMIGLPGYNWIGDPDVALPAIMIMNIWSTAPFFMTIYLAALQDIPDTVYEAAKIDGANFWQKFWYVTVPQLKPVTSFVVIMGLIGTFQLFDQSYIFSKGSGGPNNSTLTVVLLVYQYAFKNLGTMGYAAAMALGLALVILLATLLQRKFSKEENLY, from the coding sequence ATGAAAAAAACGAGAAAAAAATATACCCTCTATGAGATTGGACAAGGCTACACGTTTATGCTGCCTGCTATCTTTGTGTTGGCAGTTTTTATCATTGCCCCCATTCTCTATGCCATTTTCTTATCTTTTCATAAGGTAGAACTGTTGGGAGGTTCATCTTATGATTTCCGGGGGATAGACAATTTTGTGAAACTGATGGAGGACGAACGGGCCAAGATTGCACTTTGGAATACCATTAAGTACGTAGTCATTGTAGTTCCTGCTCAAACTCTTTTGGCTTTGGTCTTAGCAGCCACTTTAAATGCAGGGTTAAAGGGAGAAAAGTTCTTCCGCATTGTTTACTTTTTACCTACTTTAACGTCTTCTGCCGTATTAACGCTAATTTTTATGTGGATGTATAATCAAAACGGTTTAATCAATAAGCTGTTGGGGATGATCGGCCTACCGGGGTATAACTGGATTGGAGATCCGGATGTAGCCTTGCCTGCGATAATGATTATGAATATTTGGTCGACGGCTCCTTTCTTTATGACCATTTACTTGGCTGCTTTGCAGGATATTCCGGACACCGTTTACGAAGCGGCGAAAATCGATGGGGCGAATTTTTGGCAAAAGTTTTGGTATGTTACTGTTCCACAGTTGAAACCTGTTACATCATTTGTTGTAATTATGGGACTCATTGGAACATTCCAGTTATTTGATCAATCTTACATTTTCTCTAAGGGTTCGGGCGGTCCCAACAACTCCACATTAACTGTTGTTCTTTTAGTTTATCAATACGCCTTTAAAAACTTAGGAACGATGGGATATGCCGCAGCTATGGCATTAGGTTTAGCGCTTGTCATTCTTTTGGCTACTCTGCTGCAGCGAAAGTTTTCGAAGGAAGAAAACCTATACTAG
- a CDS encoding DUF2848 family protein, protein MRKVINLHLPNGEVKKHEIEINKVIVVGYGGRNTEKIQEHIDELKELGIAPPPNVPMIYPQKVEQLNFSNECHGSKFSSGETEYVLFHDGKEWLVTLGSDHTDREVEKEDILKSKLVCDKPLATDFWKLADLREDWDNIILRSYVTSNGEKCLYQEDTLEALLEVDILLEKLDKLGENDLEHTVIFSGTVPTKNGFIFGDKFEYEIEHPKLNRKIKHHYSIVN, encoded by the coding sequence ATGAGGAAAGTAATTAATTTACATCTTCCTAATGGAGAGGTTAAAAAACATGAAATTGAGATTAATAAAGTAATTGTTGTTGGGTATGGGGGAAGAAATACAGAAAAAATCCAAGAACACATAGATGAATTAAAAGAATTAGGAATTGCACCTCCACCTAATGTACCCATGATATATCCACAAAAAGTAGAACAACTGAATTTTTCTAATGAATGTCATGGAAGCAAATTTTCCTCCGGGGAAACAGAATATGTGTTATTCCATGACGGAAAAGAATGGTTGGTTACCCTTGGCAGCGATCATACTGATCGAGAAGTAGAAAAAGAGGATATTTTAAAGTCTAAATTAGTATGTGATAAACCCCTTGCAACTGATTTTTGGAAATTAGCAGATTTAAGAGAAGACTGGGATAATATTATTTTACGTTCTTATGTTACTTCAAATGGGGAAAAATGTTTATATCAAGAAGACACTTTAGAAGCACTTTTAGAGGTTGATATTTTATTAGAAAAGCTGGACAAATTAGGGGAAAATGATTTAGAACATACTGTTATTTTTTCAGGTACTGTACCTACAAAAAATGGATTTATTTTTGGTGATAAATTTGAATATGAAATTGAACACCCGAAGTTAAACAGAAAAATTAAACATCATTATTCCATTGTCAATTAA
- a CDS encoding IS110 family RNA-guided transposase — MNPVIGLDVSKGESQVQAFLDKGKPYRKSFSVKHTLDGLDSLLVFLEEVTKASDGMKPSVILESTGPYHSPVVQFLDEQDYVYIMVNPLVSHRSRSTNLRKVKTDPVDAYQLCELFYKEELEPHRKRGIQLLNLRNLTRQQEAIVSVSSQTKLQLQTLLDQVFPEYRGVFGDLYSRVSLNVLNTFPTSESVLKIPKSELINIISSLCKSRSNQWAEEKVEKLIEAADRNPFQHNMYDSHIFNLKILINIVLQYEEHLSKLAAEIDALAEEMEEYKIIQSIPGIGEKIAATIISEIGEIERFNHPKKLVAFAGIDPSVYSSGRFTATQNKITKRGSSRLRRSLYMAVRCGIRDTRKQKTTDEIIARNKKLREFYDKKRDEGKPFRVAVIACVNKLLHWIYALLKSKTAFQDIA, encoded by the coding sequence ATGAATCCAGTGATTGGTCTGGATGTTTCAAAAGGAGAAAGTCAGGTTCAAGCCTTTTTAGATAAAGGAAAACCTTATCGTAAAAGCTTTAGTGTTAAGCATACTTTGGATGGTTTAGATAGCTTATTAGTTTTCTTAGAGGAGGTTACGAAAGCATCAGATGGAATGAAACCTTCGGTTATCTTGGAGTCAACTGGTCCTTATCATTCCCCTGTTGTCCAGTTTTTAGATGAACAAGACTATGTGTATATTATGGTGAACCCTCTAGTGTCTCATCGCTCACGTAGTACCAATCTTAGAAAGGTAAAGACAGACCCTGTAGATGCGTACCAACTTTGCGAGCTATTCTACAAGGAAGAGTTAGAACCTCATAGAAAAAGAGGAATTCAGTTATTAAATCTGAGAAACCTCACCAGACAACAGGAAGCAATAGTAAGTGTCTCATCTCAAACAAAATTACAATTACAAACTCTATTAGATCAAGTATTTCCTGAATATCGAGGTGTGTTTGGAGATCTATATTCCAGAGTCTCTTTAAATGTCCTTAATACATTTCCTACATCAGAGTCTGTATTAAAAATACCAAAGTCAGAGTTAATCAATATCATTTCATCCCTGTGTAAGAGTCGATCAAATCAGTGGGCTGAAGAGAAAGTAGAGAAACTTATTGAGGCGGCAGATAGAAATCCATTTCAGCATAATATGTACGACAGTCACATCTTTAATCTAAAGATATTAATTAATATCGTTCTTCAATACGAAGAGCACCTATCAAAGTTAGCAGCTGAAATAGATGCCCTCGCTGAAGAAATGGAAGAATATAAGATTATCCAATCTATCCCCGGTATCGGAGAAAAAATTGCGGCAACAATCATCTCAGAAATTGGAGAGATAGAAAGGTTTAATCACCCTAAAAAGTTAGTTGCATTTGCCGGAATAGACCCTAGTGTTTACTCTTCTGGTCGATTTACAGCTACTCAAAACAAAATTACTAAACGAGGCTCTAGCCGATTAAGGCGATCTCTATATATGGCTGTAAGGTGCGGTATTCGTGATACCAGAAAGCAAAAGACAACAGATGAGATCATTGCAAGAAACAAGAAATTACGAGAGTTCTATGACAAAAAACGCGATGAAGGTAAACCCTTTAGGGTTGCCGTTATTGCTTGTGTGAATAAGCTCTTACACTGGATCTATGCCTTATTAAAAAGCAAAACAGCCTTCCAAGATATAGCTTAA